The proteins below come from a single Pseudomonas chlororaphis genomic window:
- a CDS encoding microcin ABC transporter permease (with YejAEF is involved in resistance to microcin C), producing the protein MLAYTFRRLLLIIPTLFGILLINFVIIQAAPGGPVEQMIAKLEGFEGATSRIAGGGAEVSVAGSSYRGAQGLDPSLVKEIERMYGFDKSAPERLWIMIKNYAQLDFGDSFFRDAKVIDLIKEKMPVSISLGLWSTLIMYLVSIPLGIAKATRHGSHFDVWTSSAIIVGYAIPSFLFAILLIVVFAGGSYFDWFPLRGLTSNNFETLTLGGKILDYFWHLALPVTALVIGNFATMTLLTKNSFLDEINKQYVVTAKAKGLTRRRVLYGHVFRNAMLLVIAGFPSAFIGIFFTGSLLVEVIFSLDGLGLMSFEAAINRDYPVVFGTLFIFTLLGLVVKLIGDLTYSFVDPRIDFESREH; encoded by the coding sequence ATGCTGGCTTATACATTCAGGCGGCTGCTGCTGATCATCCCGACGCTGTTCGGCATCCTCTTGATCAACTTCGTCATCATCCAGGCCGCGCCTGGCGGGCCGGTCGAGCAGATGATCGCCAAGCTCGAAGGGTTCGAAGGCGCCACCAGTCGCATCGCCGGCGGCGGCGCCGAGGTGTCGGTGGCCGGGTCCAGCTATCGCGGCGCCCAGGGCCTGGACCCCAGCCTGGTCAAGGAAATCGAGCGGATGTACGGATTCGACAAGTCGGCTCCCGAGCGCCTGTGGATCATGATCAAGAACTACGCCCAGCTGGACTTCGGCGACAGTTTCTTCCGCGATGCCAAGGTCATCGACCTGATCAAGGAAAAGATGCCGGTGTCCATTTCCCTCGGGCTGTGGAGCACGCTGATCATGTACCTGGTGTCGATCCCGCTGGGGATCGCCAAGGCCACGCGGCACGGTAGCCATTTCGACGTCTGGACCAGCTCGGCGATCATCGTCGGCTACGCGATCCCCTCGTTCCTGTTCGCCATCCTGCTGATCGTGGTGTTTGCCGGCGGCAGTTACTTCGACTGGTTCCCGTTGCGCGGGTTGACCTCGAACAATTTCGAGACACTGACCCTGGGCGGCAAGATCCTCGACTACTTCTGGCACCTTGCCCTGCCGGTGACCGCCCTGGTGATCGGCAACTTCGCCACCATGACCCTGCTGACCAAGAACAGCTTCCTCGACGAAATCAACAAGCAATACGTCGTCACCGCCAAGGCCAAGGGCCTGACCCGCCGCCGGGTGCTCTACGGCCACGTGTTCCGCAATGCCATGCTGCTGGTGATCGCCGGCTTTCCTTCGGCCTTCATCGGGATCTTCTTCACCGGATCCTTGCTGGTGGAAGTGATCTTCTCCCTCGACGGCCTCGGCCTGATGAGCTTCGAGGCGGCCATCAACCGCGACTACCCGGTGGTCTTCGGCACCCTGTTCATCTTTACCCTGCTGGGGCTGGTGGTGAAACTGATCGGCGACCTGACCTATTCTTTTGTCGATCCGCGCATCGACTTCGAAAGTCGGGAGCATTGA
- a CDS encoding ABC transporter permease, translated as MNLSPLNRRRFELFKANKRGWWSLWLFLALFILSLGAELIANDKPLVVHYDDGWYFPALKRYPETTFGGEFPLEANYKSPYIRELLAAKNAWVLWAPIPFSYQSINYDLKVPAPAPPSAMNWLGTDDQGRDVLARVIYGFRISVLFALTLTVLSSIIGVIAGALQGFYGGWVDLAGQRFLEIWSGLPVLYLLIILASFVQPNFWWLLGIMLLFSWMSLVDVVRAEFLRGRNLEYVRAARALGMQNGAIMFRHILPNAMVSTMTFMPFILTGAIGTLTALDFLGFGLPAGSPSLGELVAQGKSNLQAPWLGISAFAVLALMLSLLVFIGESARDAFDPRK; from the coding sequence ATGAACCTTTCCCCGCTCAATCGCCGCCGTTTCGAACTGTTCAAGGCCAACAAGCGTGGCTGGTGGTCGCTGTGGCTGTTCCTGGCGCTGTTCATACTTAGCCTGGGCGCCGAGCTGATCGCCAACGACAAGCCGCTGGTGGTGCATTACGACGACGGCTGGTACTTCCCGGCCCTCAAGCGCTACCCGGAAACCACCTTCGGCGGCGAGTTTCCGCTGGAAGCCAACTACAAGAGCCCGTATATCCGCGAACTGCTGGCCGCCAAGAACGCCTGGGTGCTGTGGGCACCGATTCCGTTCAGCTACCAGAGCATCAACTACGACCTGAAGGTCCCGGCACCGGCACCGCCCTCGGCCATGAACTGGCTGGGCACCGACGATCAGGGCCGCGACGTGCTGGCCCGGGTCATCTACGGCTTTCGTATCTCGGTGTTGTTCGCCCTGACCCTGACCGTGCTCAGTTCGATCATCGGCGTGATCGCCGGCGCCCTGCAGGGCTTCTACGGCGGCTGGGTCGACCTGGCTGGCCAGCGCTTCCTGGAAATCTGGTCCGGGCTGCCGGTGCTGTACCTGTTGATCATCCTGGCCAGCTTCGTGCAGCCGAATTTCTGGTGGCTGCTGGGGATCATGCTGCTGTTTTCCTGGATGAGCCTGGTGGACGTGGTGCGCGCCGAGTTCCTGCGCGGGCGCAACCTGGAATACGTGCGTGCCGCACGGGCATTGGGCATGCAGAACGGCGCGATCATGTTCCGCCACATCCTGCCCAATGCCATGGTTTCGACCATGACGTTCATGCCGTTCATCCTCACCGGCGCCATTGGCACCCTCACCGCCCTGGATTTCCTCGGTTTCGGCTTGCCCGCTGGCTCGCCGTCCCTGGGCGAACTGGTGGCCCAGGGTAAATCCAACCTCCAGGCCCCCTGGCTTGGGATCAGCGCGTTCGCCGTGCTGGCCCTGATGTTGAGCTTGCTGGTGTTCATCGGCGAATCCGCGCGCGATGCCTTCGATCCGAGGAAATGA
- a CDS encoding microcin ABC transporter ATP-binding protein (with YejAEF is involved in resistance to microcin C) translates to MNTDNLIEVRDLAVEFIVGERRQRVVEGVSFDIHRGETLALVGESGSGKSVTAHSILRLLPYPLAHHPAGTIRYAGQDLLGLKEKTLRHLRGNRIAMIFQEPMTSLNPLHCIEKQINEVLGIHKGLSGKVATRRTLELLELVGIPEPHKRLKALPHELSGGQRQRVMIAMALANEPELLIADEPTTALDVTVQLKILDLLKDLQARLGMSLLLISHDLNLVRRIAHRVCVMQRGCIVEQASCEELFRAPQHPYTRELLGAEPSGTPANNVVGPPLLEVEDLKVWFPVKKGLFKRTVDYIKAVDGIRFSLPQGQTLGIVGESGSGKSTLGLAILRLIASQGGIRFEGKQLDSLSQQQVRPLRREMQVVFQDPFGSLSPRMCVSQIVGEGLRIHRIGTEAEQEQAIIAALKEVGLDPDTRHRYPHEFSGGQRQRIAIARALVLKPALILLDEPTSALDRTVQRQVVELLRSLQTKYNLTYLFISHDLAVVKALSHQLMVVKHGQVVEHGDARSLFAAPQHPYTQQLLEAAFLAPTTAE, encoded by the coding sequence ATGAACACTGACAACCTGATCGAAGTCCGCGACCTGGCGGTGGAGTTCATTGTCGGCGAACGCCGCCAGCGCGTGGTCGAAGGCGTCAGCTTCGACATCCACCGCGGTGAAACCCTGGCGCTGGTGGGTGAAAGCGGCTCGGGCAAGTCGGTGACGGCCCACTCGATCCTGCGGTTGCTGCCCTACCCGCTGGCTCACCACCCCGCCGGGACGATCCGCTACGCCGGGCAGGACCTGCTGGGCCTGAAGGAAAAGACCCTCCGCCACCTGCGCGGTAATCGCATCGCGATGATCTTCCAGGAACCGATGACCTCGCTGAACCCGCTGCACTGCATTGAAAAACAGATCAATGAAGTGCTCGGCATTCACAAGGGCCTGAGCGGCAAGGTCGCGACCCGGCGCACCCTGGAGCTGCTGGAGCTGGTCGGCATCCCCGAGCCGCACAAGCGACTCAAGGCCCTGCCCCATGAATTGTCCGGCGGCCAGCGCCAACGGGTGATGATCGCCATGGCCCTGGCCAACGAGCCGGAACTGCTGATCGCCGACGAACCGACCACGGCCCTGGACGTCACCGTCCAGCTGAAAATCCTCGATCTGCTCAAGGATCTGCAGGCACGATTGGGCATGTCGTTGCTGCTGATCAGCCACGATTTGAACCTGGTGCGAAGAATTGCGCATCGCGTATGTGTCATGCAGCGCGGTTGCATCGTCGAACAGGCATCGTGCGAAGAATTGTTCCGCGCGCCGCAGCATCCGTACACTCGGGAACTGCTGGGTGCCGAACCCAGCGGCACCCCGGCGAACAACGTTGTCGGACCGCCGCTGTTGGAGGTCGAGGACCTGAAAGTCTGGTTCCCGGTCAAGAAAGGCCTGTTCAAGCGCACGGTAGACTACATCAAGGCCGTGGACGGTATCCGCTTCAGCCTGCCCCAGGGGCAGACCCTGGGCATCGTCGGCGAGAGCGGTTCGGGCAAGTCCACCCTGGGGTTGGCGATCTTGCGGTTGATCGCCAGCCAGGGCGGGATCCGGTTCGAAGGCAAACAGCTCGACAGCCTGTCGCAGCAGCAGGTAAGACCGCTGCGCCGGGAGATGCAAGTGGTGTTTCAGGACCCGTTCGGCAGCCTGAGCCCGCGGATGTGTGTCAGCCAGATTGTCGGTGAAGGCCTGCGGATCCACCGGATCGGCACCGAAGCCGAGCAGGAACAAGCGATAATCGCGGCATTGAAGGAGGTAGGCCTGGATCCGGACACCCGGCACCGCTACCCCCATGAATTTTCCGGAGGGCAGCGGCAGCGTATCGCCATTGCCCGGGCCCTGGTGCTCAAGCCGGCGTTGATCCTGCTGGATGAACCCACGTCGGCCCTGGACCGTACCGTGCAACGCCAGGTGGTGGAGCTGTTGCGGTCGTTGCAAACCAAGTACAACCTGACGTACCTGTTTATCAGCCATGATCTGGCTGTCGTCAAAGCGCTGAGCCACCAACTGATGGTGGTCAAGCATGGCCAAGTGGTCGAACACGGTGATGCCCGCAGCCTATTCGCTGCGCCGCAACACCCCTATACACAGCAGTTGCTGGAGGCCGCCTTCCTGGCCCCAACAACTGCCGAATAA
- a CDS encoding enoyl-ACP reductase (Catalyzes a key regulatory step in fatty acid biosynthesis), with protein MGFLAGKRVLIVGVASKLSIASGIAAAMHREGAELAFTYQNDKLKGRVEEFAQGWGSSPELCFPCDVASDEEIAKVFEQLSQKWDGLDCIVHSVGFAPGDQLDGDFTEATTREGFRIAHDISAYSFVALAKAGREMMKGRNGSLLTLSYLGAERTMPNYNVMGMAKASLEAGVRYLAGSLGPDGTRVNCVSAGPIRTLAASGIKNFRKMLAANEAQTPLRRNVTIEEVGNAGAFLCSDLASGISGEIMYVDGGFNTTAMGNIEE; from the coding sequence ATGGGTTTTCTCGCCGGTAAGCGCGTACTGATCGTCGGTGTCGCCAGCAAGCTGTCCATCGCATCCGGCATCGCCGCCGCCATGCATCGCGAGGGCGCTGAGCTTGCCTTCACTTATCAGAACGACAAACTCAAGGGTCGTGTCGAAGAGTTCGCGCAAGGCTGGGGTTCGAGCCCTGAGCTGTGCTTCCCGTGCGACGTGGCCAGCGATGAAGAAATCGCCAAGGTCTTCGAGCAACTGAGCCAGAAATGGGACGGCCTGGACTGCATCGTGCACTCCGTCGGCTTCGCACCGGGCGACCAACTGGACGGCGACTTCACCGAAGCCACCACCCGCGAAGGCTTCCGCATTGCCCACGACATCAGCGCCTACAGCTTCGTGGCCCTGGCCAAGGCCGGTCGCGAAATGATGAAAGGCCGCAACGGCAGCCTGCTGACCCTGTCGTACCTGGGCGCCGAGCGCACCATGCCGAACTACAACGTCATGGGCATGGCCAAGGCCTCCCTGGAAGCCGGCGTGCGTTACCTGGCCGGTTCCCTGGGCCCGGACGGCACCCGCGTCAACTGCGTCTCGGCCGGTCCGATCCGCACCCTCGCTGCCTCCGGCATCAAGAACTTCCGCAAGATGCTGGCCGCCAACGAAGCGCAAACCCCGCTGCGTCGCAACGTCACCATCGAAGAAGTCGGCAACGCCGGCGCCTTCCTGTGCTCCGACCTGGCGTCGGGCATCAGCGGTGAAATCATGTACGTGGACGGCGGCTTCAACACCACCGCCATGGGCAACATCGAAGAGTAA
- a CDS encoding diguanylate cyclase — protein MLEPGKPDNEAVRVKNLQSLKLLDTAPEERFDRLTRLARRLFDVPIALVSLVDANRQWFKSNAGLDATETPRSVSFCGHAILQDHIMEISDAELDERFRDNPLVTGLPGIRFYAGHPLGLEDGSKLGTLCLIDTRPRTLNEEERELLRDLASMAEQEMIAVQMASMDELTLLSNRRGFMTLAQHALGVCERLSRPATLLFFDLNDFKPINDRFGHAEGDAALKTFADVLRIAFRESDVVGRLGGDEFVALLTGSSHVETTAIMARLREILDERNAMLRRGYDIRFSVGQIEYDPQRHHSIEGLMADADAAMYTQKQANRR, from the coding sequence ATGCTTGAGCCAGGCAAACCTGACAACGAAGCTGTTCGTGTGAAGAATCTACAGTCGCTCAAACTGCTTGATACAGCGCCCGAGGAGCGCTTCGATCGCCTGACCCGGCTTGCTCGGCGGCTGTTCGATGTGCCCATTGCGCTGGTGTCGCTGGTGGATGCCAACCGGCAGTGGTTCAAGTCCAACGCCGGCCTGGACGCCACGGAAACGCCGCGGTCGGTGTCGTTCTGTGGCCATGCGATCCTGCAGGACCACATCATGGAAATCAGCGACGCGGAGCTGGACGAGCGGTTTCGCGACAATCCCTTGGTCACGGGCCTGCCGGGTATCCGTTTCTACGCTGGGCACCCGCTGGGGCTGGAAGATGGCAGCAAACTGGGGACGTTGTGCCTGATCGACACCCGCCCGCGCACACTCAACGAAGAAGAGCGTGAACTGCTGCGTGACCTGGCGAGCATGGCCGAGCAGGAAATGATCGCCGTGCAGATGGCGAGCATGGATGAACTGACGCTGCTGTCCAATCGGCGCGGGTTCATGACCCTGGCCCAACATGCCTTGGGCGTGTGTGAGCGCTTGTCCCGACCGGCGACGCTGCTGTTTTTCGACCTCAATGACTTCAAACCCATCAATGATCGATTCGGCCACGCCGAGGGCGACGCCGCGTTGAAGACCTTCGCCGACGTGTTGCGCATTGCGTTTCGCGAAAGTGATGTGGTCGGCCGCCTGGGCGGCGATGAGTTCGTGGCCTTGCTCACCGGCTCGTCCCATGTCGAGACTACCGCGATCATGGCGCGCCTCAGGGAAATCCTCGATGAACGCAATGCGATGTTGCGGCGGGGCTATGACATTCGCTTCAGCGTTGGCCAGATCGAATACGACCCGCAGCGCCACCACAGCATCGAGGGCCTGATGGCTGATGCGGACGCTGCCATGTATACCCAGAAGCAGGCGAATCGGCGCTAG
- a CDS encoding AraC family transcriptional regulator — protein MKHATPDAAPRFWRDAALPFIEARAIADGRKVCYSRHAHDHFSIGAITAGRSTYIHEHSHLQVASGTVVLMNPGAVHACNPIDDQPWSYLMLYVDSHWLRDLQRRIGFDQGLEFQGFATTHSRDVELFEALQRLYGQLVDERLAAHHKHAAAEAFFTDLQQRLNPAGRPDRGSHPGLMRAAQFIHDHCTEALKLEDICAAAQLSPSYLSRAFKRHYGMTPHAFLVNRRIQFARRQLREGRLIADVALDSGFADQAHFQRAFKQHLAATPGQYRG, from the coding sequence ATGAAGCACGCCACCCCTGACGCCGCCCCCCGCTTCTGGCGCGACGCGGCCCTGCCCTTCATCGAGGCCCGAGCCATCGCCGACGGGCGCAAGGTCTGCTATTCGCGCCACGCCCACGACCATTTCTCCATCGGCGCGATCACTGCCGGACGCAGCACTTACATTCACGAGCACTCGCACTTGCAGGTGGCAAGCGGCACGGTGGTGTTGATGAACCCCGGCGCCGTTCATGCCTGCAACCCGATCGACGACCAGCCTTGGTCATACCTCATGTTGTACGTGGACAGCCACTGGCTGCGGGACCTGCAACGGCGTATCGGCTTTGACCAGGGCCTGGAGTTCCAAGGCTTCGCCACCACCCACAGTCGCGACGTCGAGTTGTTTGAGGCGTTGCAGCGCCTGTATGGGCAACTGGTGGATGAACGGCTCGCCGCCCATCACAAGCACGCCGCCGCCGAAGCGTTCTTCACGGACCTGCAACAGCGCCTCAACCCGGCCGGTCGCCCGGACCGGGGCAGCCATCCGGGCTTGATGCGGGCGGCGCAATTCATTCATGACCACTGCACCGAAGCCCTGAAGCTGGAAGACATCTGCGCCGCCGCTCAGCTCTCGCCGTCCTACCTGAGCCGGGCGTTCAAGCGCCATTACGGGATGACGCCTCACGCGTTCCTGGTCAATCGGCGGATCCAGTTCGCCCGCCGCCAGTTGCGCGAAGGCCGGCTGATCGCCGATGTGGCGCTGGACAGCGGGTTTGCCGACCAGGCGCATTTCCAACGGGCCTTCAAGCAGCACCTGGCAGCCACGCCGGGCCAGTATCGCGGTTGA